The following proteins are encoded in a genomic region of Nicotiana sylvestris chromosome 4, ASM39365v2, whole genome shotgun sequence:
- the LOC138889190 gene encoding phenylcoumaran benzylic ether reductase TP7-like has protein sequence MAEKSKVLIIGGTGYIGKFVVEASAKSGHPTFALVRESTLSDPVKSKIVENFKNLGVTILHGDLYDHESLVKAIKQVDVVISAVSHMQLADQDKIIAAIKEAGNIDFVPYEFGMDVDKANTVEPVKSLVDAKAQIRRATEAEGIPYTYVSSDCLDGFFLANLVQPEATAPPRDKIIIPGDGNVKAVFNEEHDIGTYTIKAVDDPRTLNKTLYIKPPKNTLSFNELVAMWEKMIGKTLEKIYIPEEQILKDINTSPFPNNVALALNHLTFVKGDLTNFVIEPAFGVEASELYPNVKYTTAEEYLVQFV, from the exons ATGGCTGAGAAAAGCAAAGTTCTGATCATTGGAGGAACTGGATATATTGGAAAATTTGTAGTAGAAGCAAGTGCAAAATCTGGACACCCCACCTTTGCTTTGGTTAGAGAGAGCACACTTTCTGACCCTGTTAAGAGTAAAATTGTTGAGAATTTCAAGAATTTGGGTGTCACTATTCTtcat GGTGATTTATATGATCATGAGAGTTTGGTGAAGGCTATAAAGCAAGTGGATGTTGTAATATCAGCAGTAAGTCATATGCAATTGGCTGATCAAGACAAGATCATTGCTGCTATCAAAGAAGCTGGCAATAttgactttg tccct tatgaatttggTATGGATGTTGATAAGGCCAATACAGTGGAACCAGTAAAGTCTTTAGTTGATGCAAAAGCCCAAATTCGTAGAGCTACCGAGGCTGAAGGAATTCCTTATACTTATGTCTCCAGCGACTGTTTAGATGGTTTTTTCTTAGCAAATTTGGTCCAACCAGAAGCCACTGCTCCCCCTAGAGACAAAATCATCATTCCTGGAGATGGAAACGTTAAGG CTGTGTTCAATGAGGAACATGACATTGGCACCTACACTATTAAAGCTGTTGATGACCCGAGAACGTTGAACAAAACCCTCTATATTAAGCCTCCCAAAAACACACTATCGTTCAATGAGTTAGTGGCTATGTGGGAGAAAATGATTGGTAAAACTCTGGAGAAAATCTATATTCCAGAGGAGCAAATTCTCAAAGACATCAATA CATCTCCTTTTCCAAACAATGTCGCTTTGGCGCTTAACCACTTAACATTTGTAAAGGGTGATCTAACTAATTTTGTGATTGAGCCAGCGTTTGGGGTTGAGGCTTCGGAACTTTATCCAAATGTCAAGTACACCACTGCGGAGGAGTACCTTGTTCAATTTGTCTAA